GAAAACCGGCGCTTCTATCCCGCCATCATCACCACCTCCGCAGACTGTGACATGGTTCTTATGGTTCAGGATGCCACCCGCATCAGCAGCCTCTTTCCGCCCCAGTTTGCCACCCTCTTCACCCGAAGGGTGCTGGGCGTGATCTCAAGGGCCGAAGCCCCTGAAAATCAGGTGGAAAGGGCAAAACGTTTCCTTCAGAACGCCGGAGCCAAAGAAATTGTGTGCTGGAATACGGAAACAGGCGATGGACTTGAGGTACTGAAATCTCTGATTTTTTGAAAACAGCATTTAAAAAGCGGGATTTTACCTTTTTTTTGTCATGCCAGCCTTACAGGACTTAACCCAGAAGAACCGTTTTTTAAACTTTTAGGAGTTACGCAGTTGCCTCAAAAGTCCAAGCTGGGTGCTCCATATATTTCCTGACAGCATCCCTGATAATTCTGTATTTGAG
This sequence is a window from Desulfobotulus mexicanus. Protein-coding genes within it:
- a CDS encoding EutP/PduV family microcompartment system protein, with the translated sequence MAPEFCGPFINTPGEFLENRRFYPAIITTSADCDMVLMVQDATRISSLFPPQFATLFTRRVLGVISRAEAPENQVERAKRFLQNAGAKEIVCWNTETGDGLEVLKSLIF